One window of Bacillus sp. THAF10 genomic DNA carries:
- a CDS encoding nitrite reductase, protein MGMGEKMMKLAVNGGISFGAKLNSKQLLTLARYLKDEDEIEITTFQQLYVDVPEEKLDDIKEEFKKVGLHCYPVGNFVKSLRTCNFCKGELEEGMPVAKEINRRIAGRPVPFTLKPAYTGCPVACGEPLVNDIGVIKQHDHRFDLYVGGKAKGTDARTGALFASKLTDEELYVMIDKLIDIYASEGKKREQFAKFVNRHGFEALKEKIEA, encoded by the coding sequence ATTGGAATGGGAGAGAAAATGATGAAGCTTGCCGTAAACGGAGGCATAAGCTTTGGTGCTAAATTGAACAGCAAGCAGCTTTTGACGTTAGCACGGTATTTAAAAGACGAGGATGAGATAGAGATAACCACGTTTCAACAGTTGTATGTAGACGTTCCTGAGGAAAAATTGGATGACATCAAAGAAGAGTTCAAGAAGGTTGGCCTCCACTGCTATCCTGTCGGAAATTTCGTCAAAAGCTTGCGTACCTGCAATTTTTGCAAAGGGGAGCTAGAAGAAGGGATGCCAGTTGCAAAGGAGATTAACAGACGCATTGCAGGAAGACCGGTACCTTTTACATTAAAGCCTGCCTATACAGGTTGTCCTGTTGCATGCGGCGAGCCTTTAGTGAATGACATCGGCGTTATCAAACAACACGATCACAGGTTTGATTTATATGTTGGCGGAAAAGCGAAAGGGACCGACGCTAGAACAGGAGCGTTGTTTGCTAGCAAGCTGACTGATGAGGAATTATATGTGATGATCGATAAATTGATAGACATCTATGCAAGCGAAGGAAAAAAACGTGAGCAGTTTGCAAAATTTGTTAACAGACATGGATTTGAGGCATTGAAGGAAAAAATAGAAGCTTAA
- a CDS encoding transposase: protein MKKDTKSLFFTYDISSFLKVHAKTGGVDAKTPRVHAKTGGVDAKTPRVHAKTGGVDAKTPRVHAKTGGVDAKTPRVHAKTGGVLFSPLTDLDTYFKRYYHRSIKGGVQMSKRNGPMEDVKKQYVRMALESGNTAFIARKTGVSSSTLGNWIRQYRDEIEAEMEKDGVRPLSESTSTQELQKKYDHAMKLLGEKELEVAMLRQMVKKNLPTFRNK from the coding sequence ATGAAAAAGGATACCAAGTCGCTCTTTTTCACCTATGATATCTCCTCATTTTTGAAAGTTCATGCTAAAACAGGTGGAGTTGATGCCAAAACACCCCGAGTTCATGCTAAAACAGGTGGAGTTGATGCCAAAACACCCCGAGTTCATGCTAAAACAGGTGGAGTTGATGCCAAAACACCCCGAGTTCATGCTAAAACAGGTGGAGTTGATGCCAAAACACCCCGAGTTCATGCTAAAACAGGTGGAGTTCTATTTAGCCCCCTAACTGATTTGGACACCTACTTCAAAAGATATTATCATAGAAGTATCAAAGGAGGAGTCCAAATGAGTAAACGTAATGGACCGATGGAAGATGTAAAAAAGCAATATGTGAGAATGGCACTTGAATCTGGGAATACTGCTTTTATCGCTAGGAAAACTGGAGTGAGCAGTTCTACTCTAGGAAATTGGATAAGACAGTATCGCGATGAAATAGAAGCAGAGATGGAAAAAGACGGTGTTAGGCCACTTTCAGAGTCTACTTCTACTCAAGAACTTCAAAAGAAGTATGACCATGCCATGAAACTTTTAGGTGAAAAAGAACTAGAGGTAGCGATGCTTCGCCAAATGGTAAAAAAAAACTTACCAACCTTTCGGAACAAATAA
- a CDS encoding IS3 family transposase has protein sequence MDEGFPASRVLKYASITRSTYYYRLANPPKAKVPTGGRPIPGYSLNRKTKKKVKDTSIKVYLMQLIEGEEEIYGYRKLTKALRRKHHLIINKKKVYRLCKELDILMPQREKKQKHLRRLAKNRKITGPNQLWQVDIKYGYVMNSRRFFYLVSAIDVFDRKIVGYYLGKTCEATKVTKMLMKAMMKRGVKMTSAEEVGQGESRLIIRSDNGPQFISNHFQQFSEDKFEHERIPPKSPNMNAYIESFHSVLERECYQKNEFITFDHAFNTVDAYIEFYNNRRYHGSLNDYSPSEYYAKWLAKSMDPVELTM, from the coding sequence ATTGACGAGGGATTCCCTGCCAGCCGTGTATTAAAGTATGCTTCCATTACTCGTTCTACTTATTATTACCGTTTGGCCAATCCACCAAAAGCTAAGGTTCCTACAGGGGGAAGACCTATACCTGGCTATTCCCTGAACAGAAAGACGAAAAAGAAAGTAAAAGATACGTCAATCAAAGTGTATCTCATGCAGCTTATCGAAGGGGAAGAAGAGATATACGGATATAGGAAGTTAACAAAAGCTTTAAGAAGAAAACATCATCTCATTATCAACAAAAAGAAAGTGTATCGTCTATGTAAAGAGCTTGATATCTTGATGCCTCAAAGGGAAAAGAAGCAGAAACACCTACGCAGACTCGCAAAGAATCGTAAGATTACAGGTCCTAATCAGTTGTGGCAAGTAGATATTAAATATGGATATGTGATGAATTCTCGCCGTTTTTTCTATCTTGTGAGCGCAATAGATGTGTTTGATCGAAAGATTGTGGGGTACTATCTTGGGAAGACGTGTGAAGCGACTAAAGTTACCAAGATGTTGATGAAAGCTATGATGAAACGTGGTGTCAAAATGACATCAGCTGAAGAAGTTGGACAAGGGGAAAGTAGACTCATTATTCGTTCAGATAATGGCCCTCAGTTTATCAGCAACCATTTCCAACAGTTTAGTGAGGATAAATTCGAACACGAACGAATTCCACCAAAATCACCAAATATGAACGCTTATATAGAGTCTTTTCATAGTGTGCTTGAAAGAGAATGTTATCAGAAAAACGAATTTATAACTTTTGATCATGCGTTTAATACTGTGGATGCTTATATTGAATTTTATAATAATAGAAGGTATCACGGCAGTTTAAACGACTACAGTCCAAGTGAGTATTATGCCAAATGGTTGGCAAAATCCATGGATCCAGTAGAGCTAACGATGTAA